In a single window of the Alphaproteobacteria bacterium LSUCC0684 genome:
- a CDS encoding cold-shock protein, whose amino-acid sequence MSAKKTSFEDGTKRFQGKVKWFSERRGYGFIEVDGDEVFIHRSALLAFGLYRLQNEDLVTVSLTTTERGQIVNCLFGIERPPIPPQLIAETPDEDEEIATVKFFNDSKGYGFIMIDGHDEDIFIHSRVLEDNGLAMLDTGQKILVRVEAGDRGEQVSTIRFYAEGNDTHSADLCAEEISGNDLLRRDMQDDIDDDADLDIIDLSEETS is encoded by the coding sequence ATGTCAGCAAAAAAGACCTCTTTTGAAGATGGCACGAAAAGATTTCAGGGAAAGGTGAAGTGGTTCAGCGAACGCCGCGGCTATGGATTCATAGAAGTGGATGGTGATGAAGTCTTCATCCATCGGTCGGCTCTTCTGGCCTTCGGGTTGTATCGCCTCCAGAACGAGGACTTGGTTACGGTAAGCCTGACAACGACCGAACGCGGGCAGATTGTGAACTGCCTCTTTGGTATTGAACGGCCTCCAATTCCGCCGCAACTCATCGCCGAGACACCCGATGAAGACGAAGAGATCGCCACCGTGAAGTTCTTTAACGATTCCAAAGGGTATGGTTTCATCATGATCGACGGCCATGATGAAGATATCTTCATCCACTCGCGCGTACTCGAGGATAATGGTCTTGCCATGCTGGATACCGGCCAGAAGATTCTGGTCAGGGTGGAAGCAGGAGACCGCGGGGAACAGGTTTCCACCATCCGTTTCTATGCTGAAGGCAATGATACCCATAGCGCAGATCTCTGCGCTGAGGAGATAAGCGGCAATGACCTGCTCAGACGCGACATGCAAGATGATATCGATGATGATGCCGATCTGGATATAATTGACCTTTCCGAGGAAACGTCTTGA
- a CDS encoding DUF3047 domain-containing protein: MAGLLVAVWVMAAAGPASAELDQALLDAGWDEILFDEATPNRFEAIMEDGRVIGLNVLSDRTVSVAFLTLDTDIRRNPVLSWQWRSDLPGVDTDTTRKGGDDRTLALYIAFPWQKKDASFSEQLQRPLIEALKGKDTPGRVLTYVWGGGAEEGERFENPYTGKYGAMIIRKRPSAETGRWYDEEVDIARDFEDAFGFAPADPIYIAIGADSDDTGVRVEAAARNFVFKPR, translated from the coding sequence ATGGCTGGACTTCTTGTCGCTGTTTGGGTAATGGCGGCTGCAGGTCCTGCTTCGGCGGAGCTTGATCAGGCGTTGCTTGACGCGGGGTGGGATGAAATTCTCTTCGATGAGGCCACACCCAACCGGTTTGAAGCCATCATGGAGGATGGCCGGGTCATCGGGCTGAATGTGCTGTCGGACCGTACGGTATCCGTTGCATTTCTCACGCTGGATACAGATATACGACGCAATCCGGTCCTCAGCTGGCAGTGGCGGAGTGATCTTCCGGGCGTTGATACCGATACCACCCGTAAAGGTGGTGACGATCGCACGCTGGCGCTTTACATCGCTTTTCCCTGGCAGAAGAAAGATGCCAGCTTTTCCGAGCAGCTTCAGCGCCCCCTGATTGAAGCGCTCAAGGGCAAGGATACGCCAGGTCGTGTGCTGACCTATGTCTGGGGCGGCGGCGCGGAAGAAGGGGAGCGCTTTGAAAATCCCTATACCGGAAAATACGGAGCGATGATCATCCGTAAACGCCCTTCGGCTGAAACCGGCCGCTGGTATGATGAGGAAGTCGATATTGCCCGGGATTTCGAAGATGCGTTCGGCTTTGCCCCTGCCGATCCGATCTATATTGCCATCGGGGCCGACAGCGATGATACCGGGGTCAGAGTCGAGGCGGCGGCGAGGAACTTTGTCTTCAAGCCGCGTTGA
- the pyrF gene encoding orotidine-5'-phosphate decarboxylase, whose amino-acid sequence MMADLPDFASRLTEQTRARGNPLCAGIDPHLDLIPALFRRGDMSDTAPATAESLRDFCFEILTRLHGKVPVIKPQAAMFERLGPAGMSILADLSREAMALGMLVIMDAKRGDIGSTSAAYAKGWLGHAAGFPSDALTVNPFLGLDTLKPFIDVADSTASGLFVLTRTSNPGSADIQGLEARDGRPVFHHLADGLRPLIEAHEGKSGFSSLGIVAGATWPEEAATLRRLLPSALFLVPGFGAQGGGREEALAGLVEGPEGPEGGIVNTSRGITFPAEAAEARQLAGWRQAIDKAVDAAIRTIRGN is encoded by the coding sequence ATGATGGCAGACCTGCCGGATTTCGCCAGCCGCCTGACAGAACAGACCCGGGCACGGGGCAATCCTCTTTGCGCGGGCATCGACCCGCATCTTGACCTGATCCCGGCCCTGTTTCGACGTGGCGACATGTCCGACACCGCCCCGGCCACCGCCGAAAGCTTGCGTGATTTCTGCTTTGAGATACTGACCCGTCTTCACGGCAAGGTCCCGGTGATCAAGCCACAGGCCGCCATGTTTGAGCGCCTTGGCCCGGCGGGCATGTCCATTCTTGCTGATCTGTCGCGCGAAGCCATGGCACTGGGGATGCTGGTGATCATGGATGCCAAGCGCGGGGATATCGGCTCGACCTCTGCTGCCTATGCCAAAGGGTGGCTCGGCCATGCGGCAGGCTTTCCTTCCGATGCGCTGACCGTTAATCCGTTTCTCGGCCTTGATACATTAAAGCCGTTCATCGATGTGGCAGACAGCACCGCATCAGGGCTTTTCGTGCTGACCCGGACGAGTAACCCCGGCTCGGCTGATATCCAGGGCCTAGAAGCCCGCGACGGGCGCCCGGTCTTCCACCATCTTGCAGATGGTCTGCGGCCACTCATCGAAGCTCATGAGGGAAAATCCGGCTTCTCAAGCCTTGGTATCGTCGCCGGCGCAACATGGCCCGAAGAGGCCGCTACCCTGCGGCGCCTTTTACCTTCGGCCCTTTTTCTCGTTCCCGGCTTTGGTGCCCAGGGCGGCGGCCGCGAGGAAGCTTTGGCCGGGCTGGTTGAAGGGCCGGAAGGGCCGGAAGGCGGGATTGTCAATACATCCCGCGGGATTACTTTCCCGGCAGAAGCTGCCGAGGCCAGACAGCTGGCTGGCTGGCGTCAGGCCATCGACAAGGCGGTGGATGCCGCCATCCGCACGATTCGCGGCAACTGA
- a CDS encoding DUF2312 domain-containing protein, which yields MPPSEHLRTGAPAPEMLRQYVERIERLEEEKAGLMADIRDVYAEAKGHGLDPKIMRQVIKLRAMDRDSLMEQDAVLELYRSALGIL from the coding sequence ATGCCGCCATCAGAACACCTGAGAACAGGGGCACCAGCCCCGGAAATGCTGCGCCAATATGTTGAGCGAATCGAACGTCTCGAAGAGGAAAAGGCGGGGCTTATGGCTGATATCCGTGATGTCTATGCCGAAGCCAAAGGGCATGGTCTTGATCCGAAGATCATGCGTCAGGTGATCAAGCTCCGCGCAATGGACAGAGACAGCCTGATGGAACAGGACGCTGTCCTTGAACTCTATCGCTCCGCCCTCGGCATTCTCTAG
- a CDS encoding DUF1244 domain-containing protein, translated as MDKSSSRTELEAAAFRRLVSHLQERTDVQNIDMMNLAGFCRNCLSRWYREAAEEAGQSIDNDTARELIYGMPYAEWKDRYQTEATPEQMEALKQSHNH; from the coding sequence ATGGACAAATCATCATCCCGGACCGAGCTTGAAGCCGCTGCTTTCCGCCGCCTGGTTTCACACCTCCAGGAACGGACCGATGTCCAGAATATCGATATGATGAATCTTGCCGGCTTCTGCCGGAACTGCCTTTCCCGCTGGTACAGGGAAGCCGCCGAGGAAGCAGGCCAATCCATCGATAATGACACGGCTCGCGAACTGATTTACGGCATGCCCTACGCGGAATGGAAAGACAGATACCAGACCGAGGCCACGCCAGAACAGATGGAAGCGCTCAAGCAGTCCCATAACCATTAA
- the mntR gene encoding manganese-binding transcriptional regulator MntR, which translates to MASPENSITDWQARAYESASRFERIRRAHQSEVAEDYVEMIADLIAETGEARAVDLAARFGVTAPTVNATIQRLAREGLVITQPYRSIFLTDAGRELADRCAKRHAIVRDFLIAIGVDPETAEADAEGLEHHVSHETLDAFRNVIKKGVKA; encoded by the coding sequence ATGGCGAGCCCGGAAAATTCCATCACCGACTGGCAGGCAAGAGCATATGAGAGTGCAAGCCGTTTTGAACGGATCCGGCGCGCCCACCAGAGCGAGGTGGCGGAAGACTACGTTGAGATGATCGCGGATCTGATTGCGGAAACCGGGGAAGCACGCGCCGTTGATCTGGCCGCGCGCTTCGGCGTTACGGCACCGACGGTGAACGCCACCATTCAGCGACTGGCGAGGGAAGGGCTGGTGATAACGCAACCTTACCGGTCTATCTTTCTCACCGATGCTGGTCGCGAACTTGCCGATCGTTGCGCCAAAAGACATGCAATTGTCCGGGATTTTCTGATTGCCATCGGGGTTGACCCCGAAACGGCCGAAGCCGATGCCGAAGGGCTTGAGCACCATGTGAGCCATGAGACACTGGATGCTTTCAGGAATGTTATCAAAAAAGGTGTGAAGGCCTAG
- a CDS encoding ArnT family glycosyltransferase has translation MGGNKAVATVLLVMTALRLIAIAITPLGLDVEEAQYWLWSQTPDGGYFSKPPMIAWWIGLTTAIAGNTEFGVRMAAPFLQLISALLIWRIAARAYDALAGKLAALIWISLPASAIGSVVMSTDSPMLLFLLAMILVLTPLARGERVSWIEAALAGIFGGLAMMSKYAAIYLPIGLVLWWCWQGRLDRTTNPRHVLLFLAGMMVSLSPNLIWNLNHGFVTVGHLGHNANLDGGEYSFLRAVNFLLSQAGVIGPLMMLCWVFSLISTNGSKLSRFWIALSIPALATITVQAFISDANANWALASWPGAIILTSGWLSGNWRGWSRAFGQAAIGVNFILCGILLAAVMAGSLGPLTPASDPLRRLRGWDTHVTDLQKVLEQWPAEAIVTERRGVAAKLFWGLRDQHIPVELIDVNGVPDNHYEHRHPWTPTQGRKVILVNETSTADNPALRIDQAPSQSSIEISQRRERVLYFHPAVESGEH, from the coding sequence ATGGGTGGGAACAAGGCGGTTGCAACAGTATTGCTGGTGATGACGGCGCTCCGGCTGATCGCGATTGCTATCACGCCCCTTGGCCTTGATGTGGAAGAAGCCCAGTACTGGCTCTGGAGTCAGACGCCGGATGGCGGGTATTTTTCCAAACCGCCGATGATTGCCTGGTGGATCGGGCTGACGACAGCAATTGCCGGGAATACCGAATTTGGTGTCCGGATGGCTGCCCCCTTCCTGCAACTGATCTCGGCCCTGCTGATCTGGCGTATTGCCGCCCGGGCCTATGATGCGCTGGCCGGAAAACTTGCCGCCCTGATCTGGATCAGCCTCCCCGCAAGCGCTATCGGCAGTGTCGTCATGTCCACCGACAGCCCGATGCTGCTTTTCCTGCTGGCGATGATTCTGGTCCTGACGCCACTCGCAAGGGGAGAACGGGTCAGCTGGATTGAGGCGGCTCTAGCCGGGATTTTTGGCGGCCTTGCCATGATGTCCAAATACGCGGCAATCTACCTGCCCATCGGCCTTGTCCTCTGGTGGTGCTGGCAGGGCAGGCTGGATCGCACCACAAACCCCCGGCATGTCCTGTTGTTCCTTGCCGGGATGATGGTCAGCCTCAGCCCAAATCTTATCTGGAATCTCAACCATGGATTTGTCACCGTCGGGCATCTCGGTCATAACGCCAATCTTGATGGGGGCGAATATTCCTTCCTCCGTGCCGTAAATTTTCTTCTATCGCAGGCCGGGGTTATCGGCCCGCTGATGATGTTATGCTGGGTGTTTTCCCTGATCAGCACAAATGGCAGCAAGCTTTCACGCTTCTGGATTGCGCTGAGCATTCCCGCCCTTGCGACAATCACCGTTCAGGCATTCATTTCTGATGCGAACGCCAATTGGGCGCTGGCATCCTGGCCCGGCGCCATTATCCTCACCTCCGGATGGCTGTCGGGAAACTGGCGGGGTTGGAGCCGGGCCTTCGGCCAGGCCGCCATCGGCGTCAATTTCATCCTCTGCGGTATTCTGCTGGCGGCGGTCATGGCCGGAAGCCTTGGCCCCCTGACCCCGGCATCTGATCCGTTACGACGTCTCCGGGGCTGGGATACGCATGTCACCGATCTTCAAAAGGTTCTTGAGCAATGGCCAGCCGAAGCCATTGTCACCGAGCGGCGCGGCGTTGCCGCAAAACTCTTCTGGGGGCTGCGTGATCAACATATTCCCGTCGAGTTGATCGACGTCAATGGTGTTCCCGACAACCATTATGAGCATCGCCATCCCTGGACGCCCACCCAAGGGCGCAAGGTCATTCTTGTAAATGAAACCAGCACAGCGGACAATCCCGCGCTGCGTATTGATCAGGCCCCAAGTCAGTCAAGCATCGAAATCAGCCAGCGACGTGAGCGGGTGCTCTATTTCCACCCAGCAGTTGAATCAGGAGAACACTAG
- a CDS encoding methylmalonyl-CoA mutase family protein: MPEDYSQHPKATYEDWERLAEATLSGVSLSSLEKSTEDGIPLYALYTSRHQTRNGGAPVAVPREWMIAQRIEPQASEKALNAAMLDELAGGAQRIEFPSDMDISLLPGALRDVLVGAVSFSIEPGPDTGAATAAICSAYAEAGVDPKDANASLGADPWAMLASGIMDKTEAGEALKSTLNWMKEAGAGLPCIRPFAVAGDLYHQLGLTAAGELAAVLAGTVAILRAGEDQGGSLDELFRRMEFRLAAEPDIYLTIAKTRALRQGLRQVAEACGISDPGLGERVHGITSARHLTTVDADTNILRNGTAMLGLVLGGAGIITCLAHDWLTGSSARGRRLARNSHHLMRDEARLGQIADPAAGAYFLDRFTMELGAKAWALFQEIEGEGGLAESLVRGKIDRWAEEASSRRQQEVNSGKSSLLGVTLHPVMGASSAQVLATSFGPRGGACRPSGPWEELRARTEGKGLRVLLLDLGESRGAGATSRWFQAIGINATAMKTSADEAIKIITAASPDLIVTDGVDAAIARQISGMAVPPRHLEAGAFKGDVLALLEKTLGGKR, from the coding sequence ATGCCAGAAGATTATTCACAACACCCGAAGGCAACATACGAAGATTGGGAACGCCTGGCGGAGGCAACGCTAAGTGGTGTGTCTCTGTCCAGTCTTGAAAAGAGTACAGAAGACGGCATTCCACTTTACGCTCTCTACACAAGCCGGCATCAAACCCGAAACGGAGGCGCGCCTGTCGCCGTGCCGCGGGAATGGATGATCGCCCAGCGGATAGAACCTCAGGCCAGTGAAAAGGCGCTGAATGCCGCCATGCTGGACGAGCTTGCTGGCGGCGCCCAGCGTATAGAATTTCCTTCCGACATGGATATCTCCCTTCTGCCCGGGGCGCTCCGGGATGTGCTGGTCGGGGCCGTGTCGTTTTCAATCGAACCTGGCCCGGATACCGGCGCGGCGACGGCGGCCATATGCTCGGCATATGCGGAGGCCGGGGTTGATCCAAAGGACGCCAATGCGTCTCTTGGCGCGGATCCATGGGCGATGCTGGCCTCAGGGATTATGGATAAAACCGAGGCCGGGGAGGCGCTCAAATCAACACTGAACTGGATGAAGGAGGCTGGCGCGGGCTTGCCTTGTATCCGTCCTTTTGCGGTTGCGGGGGATCTCTATCATCAGCTTGGGCTTACCGCGGCAGGTGAACTGGCGGCGGTGTTGGCCGGGACAGTCGCAATCCTGCGGGCAGGTGAAGATCAAGGTGGCAGCCTTGATGAGCTTTTCCGGCGGATGGAATTCCGGCTGGCGGCGGAACCTGATATCTATCTGACGATTGCCAAGACCCGCGCGTTGCGGCAGGGTCTTCGGCAGGTGGCGGAAGCTTGCGGCATTTCTGATCCGGGTCTCGGGGAACGTGTCCATGGGATAACTTCCGCGCGGCACCTCACCACGGTTGATGCTGACACCAATATCCTTAGGAATGGCACCGCCATGCTCGGGCTTGTGCTTGGGGGTGCTGGCATAATTACCTGCCTTGCCCATGACTGGCTGACCGGAAGCAGCGCCAGAGGGCGCAGGCTGGCACGCAACAGCCACCATCTGATGCGTGATGAAGCGCGGCTGGGCCAGATCGCAGACCCGGCCGCGGGAGCCTATTTCCTTGACCGGTTTACCATGGAACTGGGTGCGAAAGCCTGGGCACTCTTCCAGGAGATTGAGGGCGAGGGCGGTCTTGCCGAAAGCCTTGTCCGGGGCAAGATCGACCGATGGGCTGAAGAAGCCTCATCCCGCCGCCAGCAAGAGGTCAATTCCGGCAAGTCATCTCTTCTCGGCGTTACCTTGCATCCGGTCATGGGCGCATCCTCGGCACAGGTTCTCGCAACATCGTTTGGCCCGCGCGGGGGTGCCTGCCGACCTTCAGGTCCATGGGAGGAACTGCGCGCAAGAACAGAGGGTAAAGGGTTGCGGGTTCTCTTGCTTGATCTCGGCGAATCCAGGGGGGCCGGGGCAACATCTCGCTGGTTCCAGGCAATCGGGATCAATGCAACTGCCATGAAGACCAGCGCTGATGAGGCGATCAAGATCATTACGGCGGCCAGCCCTGATCTCATCGTCACGGATGGTGTTGACGCCGCGATCGCACGTCAGATCAGCGGCATGGCCGTACCACCACGTCATCTTGAGGCAGGTGCGTTTAAAGGTGATGTACTGGCGCTGCTTGAAAAAACACTCGGGGGCAAGAGATGA